One window from the genome of Microbulbifer sp. ALW1 encodes:
- a CDS encoding tyrosine-protein phosphatase, translating into MQNKFVTSLLAAAMAMTLGGCAANDSLNSNALNASAEQASVQSGVQSSVEQTRVLPLEGGRNFRDLGGYETTDGKTVKWGKMYRSGILTNLTAKDYEYLSDRNISTIVDFRSTKERTNEPDNWRGTSAITLEWDYEMNWEQDFAKLFAQPDFDKQDLVELMDRGYADLVVQQTPAYRAMFQKLIENDDALLFHCTAGKDRTGIGAALILTALGVDRETVKQDYMLSNKTLAGVKMMELPEDASEKEKRMYAFFAELPEEIRGAMSGVELSWLESAFAEMERQYGSVEDYIETALDVDSQELALLKARYLQ; encoded by the coding sequence ATGCAAAATAAATTCGTAACTAGCCTTCTCGCTGCTGCTATGGCGATGACCCTGGGCGGTTGTGCGGCTAATGACTCGCTGAACAGTAACGCCCTGAATGCCAGCGCCGAGCAGGCCAGCGTTCAATCCGGTGTTCAGTCGAGTGTCGAACAGACCCGCGTACTGCCGCTGGAAGGCGGACGCAATTTTCGCGATCTCGGTGGCTATGAAACCACCGACGGCAAAACCGTAAAGTGGGGCAAAATGTACCGCTCCGGGATACTGACCAACCTGACGGCGAAGGACTACGAGTATCTCAGCGATCGCAATATCAGCACTATTGTGGACTTTCGCTCAACCAAAGAGCGCACCAATGAGCCGGATAACTGGCGCGGCACCAGTGCGATCACCCTGGAGTGGGACTACGAGATGAACTGGGAACAGGATTTTGCCAAACTGTTCGCGCAGCCCGATTTTGACAAGCAGGACCTGGTCGAACTGATGGACAGGGGCTATGCAGACCTGGTTGTTCAGCAGACCCCAGCCTACCGCGCCATGTTCCAGAAACTGATCGAAAACGATGACGCGCTGCTGTTTCACTGCACAGCGGGCAAGGACCGCACCGGCATCGGCGCAGCGCTGATTCTGACCGCGCTGGGCGTTGATCGCGAGACGGTAAAACAGGACTACATGCTGTCCAACAAAACCCTGGCGGGCGTGAAAATGATGGAGTTGCCGGAAGACGCCAGCGAAAAGGAAAAGCGCATGTACGCCTTCTTCGCCGAGTTGCCCGAAGAGATTCGCGGGGCCATGTCGGGTGTTGAGCTCTCCTGGCTGGAAAGCGCCTTTGCCGAAATGGAGCGTCAATACGGTTCGGTTGAAGACTATATCGAAACCGCGCTGGACGTCGACAGCCAGGAACTGGCGTTGCTGAAGGCTCGCTATCTGCAGTAA
- a CDS encoding TonB-dependent receptor translates to MINLERNKLSLLISLSLTGAVAPALAQEAVDAAQLEEVSVMAQPIRDSQKAAIDAKRDADNTVDIISADTIGRFPDQNLADSLGRVPGLAIERDQGQARYINFRGAPFRYTSLAIDGLSIPGAENGRVPRFDSFPSVITSRIDSNKAIMADMPGSAVSGHINISTFDPFVKEGWAFSTDVGMGNQELGDGDIEKLALRTSWSNDNFGFSLFTSENSREQTTDNREYDIERTDSGELLVNELDFRSYKVTREDRAYGGRFEFRGDGALERVFVSTLYNEFQDFEERNQYVFDFAGGAEAVGAPQAVGAAAENQFALVGRSLEYGLYENSTFTNTLGADFALGEWHVESRVNFTETENNFFLPLPRSAGGFAMASFDVTDLLDPAVTGLFDPVAQAPIDINGINYAVDLGMLIGSEMTIDATKFKLDAERELMLFGQDAVVKTGFELDSREADGFGMVLSYGLFPPDVTINDFATNEAWDSQFSNGIAGATYYDNKGLRKAWDAAVSGLTLTPNDSQAIRLEEDITAGYAMVTTHYDWGNLVLGARVENTDYLSEGPTGNFDDSFTNVLPSAHLNVDLAEDVKLRMSVSTGVSRPTYSEWRGDDMVDFVQSSVTAGNPSLEAEESVGADLSLEWYAGDASLLSAGLFTRSIDNVIYAQSDVIAGSAYLPEVGADYWVYTQFVNGSNGKMRGAEFNAIAQAADFLPALEGFGVSANLTLLDSEFETLDGTRHSLPGTSENIFNASVFYEMEGFSFRLNHQYRDDWLSTTENVGMNDYWAEQKRVDLSVSYDLPMDVFGAGVTLYANANNLTDEQDVRYTGDESNPNQVESYGRRYLAGFRMNF, encoded by the coding sequence ATGATCAATCTTGAGCGCAACAAACTGTCTCTGCTGATTTCTCTTTCCCTGACTGGTGCCGTGGCACCGGCCCTGGCCCAGGAAGCGGTAGACGCCGCGCAGCTGGAAGAAGTGAGCGTAATGGCACAGCCGATCCGCGATAGCCAGAAGGCCGCGATCGACGCCAAGCGCGATGCCGACAATACCGTCGACATCATTTCTGCCGACACCATCGGCCGCTTCCCTGACCAGAACCTGGCGGATTCCCTCGGCCGTGTACCGGGTCTGGCCATCGAGCGCGACCAGGGGCAGGCGCGTTACATCAACTTCCGCGGTGCACCTTTCCGCTACACCTCGCTCGCCATCGACGGCCTGAGTATCCCGGGTGCCGAAAACGGCCGGGTACCGCGTTTCGACAGCTTCCCGTCGGTGATTACCAGCCGCATCGATTCCAATAAGGCGATCATGGCGGATATGCCGGGCAGTGCGGTATCCGGGCACATCAACATCTCCACCTTTGACCCCTTCGTGAAAGAGGGCTGGGCCTTCTCCACCGACGTGGGCATGGGTAATCAGGAGCTGGGCGACGGCGATATCGAGAAGCTGGCCTTGCGCACTTCCTGGTCCAACGACAACTTTGGCTTTTCCCTGTTTACCTCCGAGAACAGTCGTGAGCAGACCACCGACAACCGCGAGTACGACATCGAGCGCACCGACAGCGGTGAGCTGTTGGTGAACGAGCTGGACTTTCGCAGCTACAAGGTCACCCGTGAAGACCGCGCCTACGGCGGCCGCTTCGAGTTTCGTGGTGACGGCGCGCTGGAGCGCGTATTCGTCAGCACCCTGTACAACGAATTCCAGGACTTCGAAGAGCGCAACCAGTACGTGTTCGACTTTGCTGGCGGTGCTGAAGCTGTTGGTGCCCCTCAGGCCGTTGGCGCTGCGGCTGAAAACCAGTTCGCGCTGGTGGGACGTTCACTGGAGTACGGCCTGTACGAAAACTCCACCTTCACCAATACCCTGGGTGCGGATTTCGCCCTGGGTGAATGGCATGTCGAGTCTCGCGTGAACTTCACCGAAACCGAAAACAACTTCTTCCTGCCGCTGCCGCGCAGTGCAGGTGGCTTCGCAATGGCGAGCTTTGATGTAACCGATTTGCTGGACCCGGCAGTAACCGGTCTGTTCGACCCGGTTGCCCAGGCGCCTATTGATATCAACGGTATCAATTACGCCGTTGACCTGGGTATGCTGATCGGTTCAGAAATGACCATCGATGCGACCAAATTCAAGCTGGACGCAGAGCGTGAACTGATGCTGTTCGGTCAGGACGCCGTGGTGAAAACCGGTTTCGAGCTGGACTCCCGCGAGGCGGATGGTTTTGGCATGGTGCTGTCATACGGCCTCTTCCCGCCTGACGTAACCATCAATGACTTCGCCACCAACGAAGCCTGGGACAGCCAGTTCAGCAACGGTATCGCCGGCGCTACCTACTACGACAACAAAGGGCTGCGCAAGGCGTGGGATGCTGCGGTAAGCGGCCTGACCCTGACCCCGAACGATTCCCAGGCCATCCGCCTGGAAGAGGACATCACCGCCGGTTACGCCATGGTGACCACGCACTATGACTGGGGCAATCTGGTGCTGGGCGCGCGGGTAGAGAATACCGATTACCTGAGCGAAGGCCCCACCGGCAACTTCGACGACAGCTTCACCAATGTGCTGCCCAGTGCGCACCTGAACGTTGACCTGGCGGAAGACGTAAAACTGCGCATGTCCGTGTCCACCGGTGTCAGTCGCCCGACCTACTCCGAATGGCGCGGCGATGACATGGTCGACTTTGTTCAGAGCAGCGTCACTGCGGGTAACCCGTCTCTGGAAGCCGAGGAGTCTGTGGGTGCGGACCTGTCCCTCGAGTGGTATGCGGGCGATGCCAGCCTGCTGAGTGCCGGTCTGTTCACCCGCAGCATCGACAATGTGATTTACGCACAGAGCGATGTGATCGCGGGCAGCGCCTACCTGCCGGAAGTGGGCGCCGACTACTGGGTTTACACCCAATTCGTCAACGGCAGCAACGGCAAGATGCGTGGTGCCGAGTTCAATGCCATTGCCCAGGCCGCCGATTTCCTGCCGGCACTGGAAGGCTTTGGTGTCAGCGCCAACCTGACCCTGCTGGACAGCGAGTTTGAAACCCTGGACGGCACTCGCCACAGCCTGCCGGGCACCTCTGAGAACATCTTTAATGCTTCGGTGTTCTACGAGATGGAAGGTTTCTCCTTTCGCCTGAACCACCAGTACCGTGACGACTGGCTCTCCACCACCGAGAACGTCGGCATGAACGATTACTGGGCCGAGCAGAAGCGTGTGGACCTGTCTGTGAGCTATGACCTGCCGATGGATGTATTCGGTGCGGGCGTCACTCTCTACGCCAACGCCAATAACCTGACCGACGAGCAGGACGTGCGCTACACCGGTGACGAGAGCAACCCGAACCAGGTGGAAAGCTACGGCCGCCGTTACCTGGCCGGCTTCCGGATGAATTTCTGA